The sequence ATGCTAATATGAAGAGTGAGCTGAAGGCTCTGTGCATTTCATGCAGTTCAAACGTTGTCCTTTCACATGCAAAGACTCGTCACTTATCAGAATGCTCCCATTCCCACCTACTCCCAATAAACAAACGCTACTTGTCTCATGTATGCTTGGGCTGTTTTTTATGATAAGACAGGTAAAAaatgctactccctccgtttttaaATATTTGATGTTTAGAACAAGCTTTTTAGTTTCAAAATGATCTAATTAGATTGTCCTAAACGCCATTAAGACAGAGGGAGTGCTGAATAGTAAGTCAAACCTTGCAGCCACGGAGGAAAAGACGAAGCTGCAGGCATCACTGCATCAGTGGCGTGTCTCGTGCTCTGAAAGATCCGTTTGAAGCGCACGGACCGTGAATGCagcatttttgtcattattgagGGGGCAACTGATAGCAACGTGCTTCCTGTCCTTGCAACAGTAGGACAAGATTACATTTGGATAATGGCCAAGCAGCAATCTTTTTTTTAGTGAAAACTAGTAATATTCAAGTAGGATATAGTGTGTAGTGGAAGTGCAGGCACCAATTGTCTGCTCCGTGGTTCTGTGAAGGAGCAAGAAGAGGAcatggaggaagaggaggggcgGAAGGGGATACCTTCCCTGCTGAAACCACCATCCCCGCCTGAAACTGAAGCTGGTTCTCTGCAGCAGGAACACATCGCCTCTGATATTACCCAGGTGAGGTCATCTCTAGTTTCCATATCCTGGTACCTGTTTTcgtcatccccccccccccccctcccctcctgtCTCTGCAGTTGGTTTCCTTGATTTCTTTTCATGCATTACTATTTCTTTGAACTACCATGTACAAATTCACTCAGAAAAAAGAACTATCATGTACAAGTAGCTTGCTTGTTTTCAGCTCGTAGGATGGACACCACTGATAGAAGTGAAAAGAATCACCCAGAAGGATGAGGGCAATGCCCGGATTGTTGGCAAGTTGGAATGCTACCAACCTCTTTGCTCTGTCAAGGACCGCAGCGCTCTGAGGTGAAGTACAAGTTCATATAACTCTACAATCTTGAGGTTACCTGTACACCTTCAGAGCCCTCTTTGGATCCAaaacctcatattctttgcagAATGGTTGAAGATGCAGAGGAGAAAGGCCTTATCTCACCTGGCGTCACGACACTGGTTGAGCCAACTAGCGGCAATATGGGGATAGGTTTGGCGTACATTGCTGTGCTCAGAGGTTACAGGTTCGTAGCAGTCATGCCTGCTGAGTACTCACTTGACAAGCAGATCTTGTTGCGATATCTGGGAGCAGAGGTGGTTTTAACTAGTAAGGGTTTGCAACCATAAAGCTCGTCTGTCATAGAGTCTCGATACCAATGTGTATAATGCTATGCTTTTTTTAGATCCTACACTTGGCTTTCAGGGACAACTTGACAAAGTGGAACACCTCAAGAAAGAAATACCCAATGTGCATGTTCTTGATCAGTTTGCAAATGCAGCTAATCCTGAAGCCCACTTCACATGGACTGGTACCTATTCTTGAAATTAATAATGGTTTACATTAATCTTTTGATCCAGATCATGGATTGGGGAAAAATATGTTTCTGAGAATATTGCACGATATATTCTGGCTGTCCATTTGTACATAGGACCTGAGATTTGGAAGGATACGGCAGGCAAAGTAGACATATTTGTGGCTGGCTCAGGCACTGGAGGTACTATTTCtggtgttggtaaatatttgaagATGAAGAACCCAGCTGTGAAGGTCATTTGTGTTGAGCCTGCTGAAAGTCCAGTTATTTCAGGTAAATGTTTAAAATACAATAATGTAAACACCCCACCGAATGATTAAATACTACaaggaataaaataaaatattattaatcaTTACTTACAATAAAATTACTTCATGAGCTAATTGATTTCATAATAGCTTTGCTTATTTTGTTATAGGTGGCAAGCCTTCTCGGCATAAAATCCAGGGAGTTGGCCCAGGATTTGTACCCAAGAACTTGGACACCTCCCTCGTTGATGAGATCATTACAGTAACTGCAGAAGATGCAATGGAGAATGCAAGGAGGTTGGCAAGGGAAGAGGGCCTGCTAGCTGGCATATCATCTGGAGCAAATTTGGCAGCTTGCCTGAAGGTTTGAGCTATTGCAAACTCCAATTCTTCTGACTGGAACCTACTCCATCACACTAATTTTTCTAACTGGATTCTACCTCCATTTCTTTCTCATCTTTGCTTACTTACCTTCTCTACGAAATAATATTTTAGGTGGCATCAAGAGAAGAGAACAAAGGGAAGATGATTGTCACAGTGTTCCCAAGTGGTGGCGAAAGATACATGAACTCTGACCTCTTTGCAGCTGTAAGAGAGGAATGCATCGCCATGACCTTCTGATCTCGACACTTCTGCAGATCTGCTGATCTGGAGTCGTGTTCTGCTCTGGCATGGAAGGATGTGTAGTCCATTTGCAGGAAGCAATTTATAAATGTTGTTGATCAGAAACCTTTATAGACTTTTGGGTTTGTTGTAGTTGggtgtgcttgtttgctttctACTTTTCTAGATTGACATCGAACTTTCAGCATAAAAAATCAGCAAAGCTATAACAAAATCAGCAAAGCTATTACAAGAAATAGTAGAATTCACTTAAACATATTAATTTCCCTCAAATTCCAAACTCATTAACTTGCATTACAAGGATAACAGTTGAGCAGGACCATCACTAGACATTTCGCCTCAGTTTGTTTCGATTGGTTGATTAACCCACTCTTCACAGCTTCTTTCGAGATCATTCTCCGGTCGACCCTCCGCCGCTCACGTGGGGAGGGGAGCAGGtcgctgacatgtggggtccgATCTCAGAGTTGGAGCATAGCTCTCCAATCAGGATGTACTAGAATGGGTGGAATGGAGCCACTAGATAGAGTGAAGTTTCTAGAGTTGAGCTGTTTTTAGTGAGAGATTGTCCCCAAACATCCCCCAAATTTCAAACTGTTAGGTATGGACTACCTCAGCGGTACCAGTAGAGAGCGTCTACCGCTACTACGGCCGGCCACTACTAACGTTATTTGTTATCTTGATGATAGGCTCGCACGCCAATTCCACACGTGGCGATGCAAGCCAACAAACCTAGTATTCCACAACCATCACggatgctgctgcagcagcactCCAATATTCCTTATATTAGATTTTCTATTCCATGTAACTAGATACAACacatatatagatatagatacaAAATAAGTATacttagaaaagccaaaacactAACAAGTGCTCAACACAACTGGGAACATAACATTTAGACAAAAGTCAACTAAGGAACCAAACAATTCTTAACACAAGCAAATGCTTATAGCCCACTTTGAACGGCaaacataaaataaatacaagcaCTGTAGAGtttaacaacaacaacatagcttttttttcccaagcaagttggggtag comes from Panicum virgatum strain AP13 chromosome 4K, P.virgatum_v5, whole genome shotgun sequence and encodes:
- the LOC120702619 gene encoding cysteine synthase-like isoform X2, translated to MEEEEGRKGIPSLLKPPSPPETEAGSLQQEHIASDITQLVGWTPLIEVKRITQKDEGNARIVGKLECYQPLCSVKDRSALRMVEDAEEKGLISPGVTTLVEPTSGNMGIGLAYIAVLRGYRFVAVMPAEYSLDKQILLRYLGAEVVLTNPTLGFQGQLDKVEHLKKEIPNVHVLDQFANAANPEAHFTWTGPEIWKDTAGKVDIFVAGSGTGGTISGVGKYLKMKNPAVKVICVEPAESPVISGGKPSRHKIQGVGPGFVPKNLDTSLVDEIITVTAEDAMENARRLAREEGLLAGISSGANLAACLKVASREENKGKMIVTVFPSGGERYMNSDLFAAVREECIAMTF
- the LOC120702619 gene encoding cysteine synthase-like isoform X1 — encoded protein: MEEEEGRKGIPSLLKPPSPPETEAGSLQQEHIASDITQLACFQLVGWTPLIEVKRITQKDEGNARIVGKLECYQPLCSVKDRSALRMVEDAEEKGLISPGVTTLVEPTSGNMGIGLAYIAVLRGYRFVAVMPAEYSLDKQILLRYLGAEVVLTNPTLGFQGQLDKVEHLKKEIPNVHVLDQFANAANPEAHFTWTGPEIWKDTAGKVDIFVAGSGTGGTISGVGKYLKMKNPAVKVICVEPAESPVISGGKPSRHKIQGVGPGFVPKNLDTSLVDEIITVTAEDAMENARRLAREEGLLAGISSGANLAACLKVASREENKGKMIVTVFPSGGERYMNSDLFAAVREECIAMTF
- the LOC120702619 gene encoding cysteine synthase, chloroplastic/chromoplastic-like isoform X3, coding for MLPTSLLCQGPQRSEVKMVEDAEEKGLISPGVTTLVEPTSGNMGIGLAYIAVLRGYRFVAVMPAEYSLDKQILLRYLGAEVVLTNPTLGFQGQLDKVEHLKKEIPNVHVLDQFANAANPEAHFTWTGPEIWKDTAGKVDIFVAGSGTGGTISGVGKYLKMKNPAVKVICVEPAESPVISGGKPSRHKIQGVGPGFVPKNLDTSLVDEIITVTAEDAMENARRLAREEGLLAGISSGANLAACLKVASREENKGKMIVTVFPSGGERYMNSDLFAAVREECIAMTF